Sequence from the Dysidea avara chromosome 5, odDysAvar1.4, whole genome shotgun sequence genome:
CTCTACTGCATACATGGAGTTTATAGTATTTTTATTGCTTCCCCTCAGATTGGTAACCAGTTTATTCGTGGTGTGTCTGGCGGTCAAAGGAAGAGGACCAGTATTGCCATGGAGATGATTGTGTCTCCAGCAATCTTGTTTCTTGATGAACCCACAACTGGACTGGATGCCACAACAGCTCTATCAGTTATCAGATTACTCCACAAGTAAGTTGACATATTTTAAATCTCACCTACAAAAATATACTCCATTGTATATTTTTCTCTTATACTGTAGTTTGAGCAAAGAAGGACGAATCATTATCATGTCAATTCATCAGCCACGCTACTCAATATTCAGACTGTTTGATCACTTGACATTATTGTCCAGAGGAGAGATCGTGTATCATGGAAAAAGCAAAGGAGCACTACCTTATTTCTCAGGAGTATTAAGTGAGTATAGGGATTCTTGCTATTTCATACCTGTATCTTGTCATAGACATTTACAACACTCTACTTATATAGAAGGAGTCAAGGGTTATGAGATTTGTATATACTCTATACTATATGACACGTGTATTAATTGATAGAAATGGATTGTGAAGATTTTGATAATCCAGCTGATTTCTTTTTGGATAAAGTTGTTGAAGTTGAGAAGAAGTTTCAGGGAGCCCCAGATCAGTACTACAATACTGGTATGTACAggctgtatgtatgcatttacTAATACTACCCAACCACAATTTACGTACAGTATGTGCACTGCACATAAGCATGCACGCACACCACTCACACCCGCATGCACGCACAGATTAAAATCTGATGGTGATTAATAACTGGTCTTCATCATTTAGTTACAGGAGAAGTGACTAATGTTCACCCACTAGCTAAGCAGTGGAAGGAAAGTAGTTTACATCATGATCTTCAACAGGAGCTAGATCCCATTCTGGATCAAGCCATTGATCAACCTGAGGCATTAGCACCTCGATATGCTACCAGCCTACCCACCCAAGTAATTTCTACATACGCATTGCACATGTGTGcacacaacactacatgtaCAGCATGCACTacgtacgtacacacacacacacacacacacacacacacacacacacacacacacacacacacacacacacacacacgtatagtGTTTTCATATTCCCATGCATAGTATGCTTATTATTTACTGCTCTTTTTTGCTTTAGTTTGGACTCTTATCAGTCCGTGCTGTGAAGAATATACTAAGAGACCCTGGTGGAGCCATTGCagtggtatgtatgtatgcatgtatgtatgtatgtgtgtagaaCAGCATGTGTTGTGGAACCTTTGTGAATAACCTAAGAATACATAACTTTCACAGATTCACGGTAGTTTGGCTGTTTGtaaaattttcatccttgatATAATCAGTAGCTGTATACCCTATGCTAAGAACAGCCTGTGTGGAAATCACTCATCTTCAAAAACAAAACAGCAAAAGTCATAAAATTTGTccatccacaaaaattatttgCCCCGATAACTGGTACATATATGATATACACTTTAGTTTGTATTTAGATAGTTTGTACATAGATAATACAAACTTATTGTAGTGAACACTCAATTACAGATGCatacatacacctgtatatacttatattgtactttgcatgggaggatcaaaacgATGCCACATATCgtattctccatacagtactaatcaattgcataactgtactgtatgagtcatacagtacagttttgcagctaattgggcaaatacagcacacttgggcaaatacagtacagttatgtggagaatttatttaagaaatgttacgtaaacaacacactgtaaatcgctaaaaccagccaaactaatcgttctacggctaggattagattgtataaacacttactgatcgtctgatcacgaagcttttaaacacgaagacagcacgattgatcacgtgcgtgacattgtaaatcgctaaaactagccaaactaatcctattagttcgttctacgactagaaatagattatataaacacttactgatacccttatcaccgaaaatctcagtggtttgagtactagagaaaatctcTCCGAGCCAGacgcgaccaggaagtacaatataacacttaaagcaccgccttgcttgtgtgtatgaaaaatacagtactcgggggatgtctcgaggcaaatacagcactcagcttcgcctcgtgctgtattagcctctcgacacacaccctcgtactgtattttccatacacacgcaCGGTGGTGCTTTAACTCGAACTTAAAGCAAGAGATTGCATGTAGTAATAGTGAAGTGCTCATTTTAATACCTTCTCTCCATCCCATGGGAAGCAATGTAGAGAGCACTGTAATACTACCAAAACTATTGTTTGTTTTGTTATCCTGTTAAAGGCTTGTACTCTTACCACAGCAAAGTGGAATACAGGCTATATACACACTCTAACCAAGACGTCAAATATTTAAACATCAGACATAATTCACTAATTGTTCTGTTTTTCAAACTGTTTTTTGTATCAGTTGATTCTTAAATCTATCACACCATTGTGGATATCTAGTTCTGTTATTTTTCTTTGTTCTATTGCTTCTCACAGGCTATTCAGAATGTAGTACTGGCTATCATGACTGGGATCATATACCTACAATTGGAAGATGATGCTAATGCTTTGATCAACAGGTAGGGTTTATCCAGACATGGACGTGTGTGTtgtgcatatgcatgcatgtgttacAGTAAACCTGTCTAGTCAGGTCACCGTGGTCATCTGGCTAAACTGGCCACTGACTTGCTGGATTAATCCAACCACTCACTTATAAAGTCATTAAATGATAGTACTGCAGTTTATCAGAATGAGTAAATAGACACAAGCCTAATACTGTAGATACACAATTCATAGTGTGGAACCCAGTCACCTAAATATTGGCCAAACAGTTTTGTCCTTAGTGAAAAGGTGACTTAAAGACATAACCCTACTGTACAGGTAGTCACTAAGATAATAGCACTAgtgacatacagtatgtacatgtaccaATCATTTATACACAGATCAGGGGCCTTGTTCTTTGCTATAATCTGTAACACGTTTGCTGCTACTTCATCACTGGAACTATTCATCACTGAAAGAGCTCTGTTTATGTGAGTGACATGTGTACAGTACCTTGTGAAGTGTTTGTATATAGCACTCTGTTATTGTACGTTAGAATTCCTGATGAAATGTAGCATCACTATCATGTATGTGACAAATACCTTTAAACCAAAATATTTTGTAAGTAGGTTCTACCTACTGTACTTTTGAAGCTTAAAATTTTCTTACTGTAAATAACAGTTGAAATCCAAAAGACTAGATTGTACATGTAAATACGACTCAGTTTTTACGACCCAGTGACCTGTAGAATTGTATATGAAGGTATCATGGGATACTGTGTATAATTACCATTCAATACTATATTTTATAGACATGAAAACTCCAATGGTTTCTATCGAGTATCAGCATACTTCTTGTCTAAAGTATTGATGGATCTTGTTCCACTGAGATTACTGTTTGTGCCAATATACAGCGCCATAGCATACTGGATGATTGGTATGTTGCTAAGTGCTGCCATATTGTTGTCCTGTTGCTATGGAGAAATATTGTGCATAACATATACATTACAAAACATATACATCCTTGTCAATACAGTCATATATGCACACTGATTTTGTGTAATTTAAGTTGATTACAAGAAAGCGTTTGTATACAAGGTAATCGCATAAATGGTGTGTTATGTGTCATAATTATGTAGGGCTTCGTATTGGAGCTGGccatttcttcttcttcattgtaacactaattggTCTCAGTTCAGCTGGAGTGTGTTTGGTGTTCTGTATCGGTGCAGTGATAGGAGTGTTTACTGTAGCTCAGAACTTATACTCCTTAGTCTTCACATTTAGTTTGGTGAGATGTTGTACTGTACAGGGGGGTGTATGTGATCCTAGTAGTTTTTTGTGTTTTTTTCACGCATGTGTGTGGTATCCTACATATGTGTATGCTTTGtgtatctgtctgtctgtctgtctgtctgtctgcctgcctgtgTACCGCATGTTACTGCATGTGAGTATGACTGTATTGTATATGAGATTGTGTGCTCAGTGTTGGCATGTGTTTGTACTGTATTGCTTTCATCTGCACACAACTATCATACAACACTTTTCCTCCACAGGTGTTTACTGGTTACCTGATCAGTCTGGACAGTGTACCAGTCTGGCTCAACTGGCTACAATGGATCAGTCTGTTCAGATATGCTTTTGCTGTAAGTATTAAatcgcacacatgcacacacacacacacacacacacacacacacacacacacacacacacacacacacacacacacacacacacacacacacacacacacacacacacacacacaatgtatgcatgcatgcacataacaCACATAACATTCTTGACTGCCTATTCAGTAGAAGTTCATTCCAAAGTATCCACCAACTTAGCCAAGGGATGATGCTGGATAATTGCAAGCAACTTATTTAGCTAGGCCTAGTGAGTGAACACCCCCAAGTTAGCTGGTGGACCATGGATGATAGCAGGGATCTGATCCATCATTTCCTGCAGTGTACGAACTGTATGCATGTTGTAAGCCCCATTGTTGGTGTGCAAATCCACCACAAAGGAAACCCTAACCCTGCCTGGTCTCCACCACACAGTCAAGGCCAAGGTGCTGCCATTAGCCAGACCACCAAATGTTGTGTTACCAGGCCCACCACTATGAAcactcacacacaacacacacactacacacagtttATAAGATGTTCTGACATACAGCCAACCTCTAGCTGACATGCCGTCTTTCTGTTTATTCATGATTTAGGCACTGACAGAAAATGAGCTTGAAGACAGAGTCTTCTGTGCTACAAGTATGAATAACACCTGGTTAGTTTGTGCCATACCTAACACTTGTCACTGTCATTGCTAATTCATTGTACAGTGTTCAAATATTAGAAGGCAACGAGTATCTTGAAGAACTTGATTTTCTCAAGTACAACGTGTGGTTCAATGTCATGGCATTGTTCATCTATTCTGTCATCATGTTGTCCATCGCCTACCTGGCTCTCTTGTTTACGAAGAAGGACAAGTAGACCACCTTGGATCAGGAATCGCTGATCTTGTTTGTGTGTACCCATCAATCATCTTATTATGTAATTTACAAAACAAAGCAGAACTGATAGTTACATATTTCTGTGTGTTTATATGAGTGAGATTTTTATATGTATGAGattttttattttgcagtgacaattttttattattacagTATTGTGAATTGGGTTCAAAGGTCAAATACTAACCACGCCCCATTCACAGGATCTTTGTTGCGATACAGCGCAGGCAGCATACATTAGAACGCAGAAGGTTCTCCAACTTTGGTGAGTGAATTTGTATCGCATTCAATGACAATGTTAAAGGCGTACAGGTTTCATTTTCGTTCTGCGCATCATCGCAGTGCATGATGTGTGTGCACTATCCGCTGGCCCACCTGACAATTTACCTACGCTCGTCCTCATGAATGCGTGGTTTTAAGAATCCCATTCCGTGCTATTAGGTCACTAAGAGACTGACACACTCACACTTTTAAGTGATAGACTACGAAGTAGAGACAGAAAATTAGAAGAGGTTGCCCCCGGCTGAATATGTAGACAAATTGAAGGTCTTGTGATTGCTGTTACTGCTTTTACTATGCATCTGTCAATTCTTAGCCCCTACCTCCACCAGTAAGGGTTGTAGCTATATGTGTATCGGCAAATTTTCAACAGTCAAAATTGAAAATTGATCTTGACTGGCCACGTTGAAAATTGTAGACTCCCCTCTGTTGGGGACTCAGACAAacccttaggccactccaattggtaattatgtttctggtccaccgcccgcatccttttttggagaatgtgaaatttcagaaatatatgggtaaaatgcccgcatcagctttttgaaaaacctggatttcgggaacaaatattgggcttcaacaagtatgctaaatctaagtGACGtaattgtattttatcagtgagaACCTAcaagaaatgggcagagtgcatagtatggatcgatatactctaatagaacagtcagtgaatcacaaaaaaaatactctaattgagcagtaaattcattgttgctttgttgctgaattccacCCACctgcacctaaaactgattttcaaaggaccagtaacataattaccaattggagtagCCTTAGTGTGCAGTGAACTGGTTCAAGGAGATATAGCTGTTAACAATTTACAAATAAAATTTCATGAGTGAACGTCAGTCACAAAGTTTACCCCTTGAAAGTAGCCCGCACTGTATATGAACAAAATTTTGAGGGATATGATTTTGTGCTTGCACAAATTTTTTATCCTTGAAAAAAATATAGACCAGCCCTATATGCTAGCTAAATCTGAGCGAAAAATCATGAATATTCATTAAtccgcaaaaaaaaaaaaaaaaaaaaaaaacgtatAAGGTATTCACTACCAACCATTGTAGTCAGTGTTTATGACATAATCATCAAATTTCACATCATTGTATACAGCAGAAATACTACAATATGAGCATAGCTATGAccttcaaacactctaatacaacatacactaAGTGTAAGTATTATTATATGGATGTTTCTGTGAATGATGAATACTGTATGTGTCATCCAGTAGGTAGTTTTAGCTATTGCATATAATAGTGTATAGAGTACACAAACAATGTACCACTTGTTTATTTACATTAAAGAAATCATGTTTTTATGTCTTTCTGTGATTTGTTGATGTGTCGTGTGTGTATTTCCACAGTGCTATCTATTCAACATGACATCAGATGATAAGGTGGTATTGACCAGTGTTAATCCGATCATCACAGAACCATTGGTAGCATCAGCAAATAATTTGTACTTGACAAGGAGAGGTTATGGAAGTGTCATTAATGAAAGTGGACTGCAACGAGTAGCATCTGTACAAAATCAAGCTGATTACTTATCATGTCATTGTATAAAACAACTGGTAAAACAAAAAACATGGTTACGTGAACTCCCTCCTAAAGTCATACTACATAATATAGGGTGAATAACCATTAACATGTGTAGATGTGTATGTCATACCATATTCACAGTGGAATGTTTAATATTGGGATTAATGCTATAATGGGACCATCGGGCAGCGGCAAGACCTGGTAGGTTTTTAACTGTATATTGTCAGTTAAAGAATTACGTGTTTATACATTTGCTTCTTTAGCTTACTGAACATCTTAGCTGGTCGTAAAATAAACGGAGTGTCTGGACACGTTGTATTTTCTGGTAGACTAATACCTCATAACTTCAAGTACATTACGGGCTATGTACCTCAGGTGAGTGGAAATAGTCAATACTAAATTGTTATAGAGAACAATGCAATGGTAATAAAAtagtctaataaaacacacacaaaataccTTAACTGTGAACAGTCAATTTCAAACTCTAATTCTATACTTTCAGGATTATAACAATATACAGATGTACATAACATCACATTCATGAACAATCAAAAAATATACTTGGTCGCTTACGTAGACACAGTGTGTATTTTTCTAGGATAACATTATGACTGGTGTTTTAACTGTACGAGAGAACATTATGTTTTCAGCACAATTGAGGTTACCTCGTAAAATGTCATATGATGAAAAAGTGTACAAAGTGAATAAGCTGATTGAAGAATTGGGTCTTGATGACTGCTGTGATACAAAGGTATACTGCATGCATTCAGCAAACACTTTACGCAACGACACACAttcacatacgcacacacacacacacacacactcactacacacacacaccatacacacacacaccatacacacacacacacacacacacacacacaatacttTTTACTGCCTATGTGGAGGCCATCATCCCCACTTTTGATCCTCCACTGGAAGTACCTGTCCCCAAGAGAACAGATAAGCCACAAGCAACAAAGGGGACTGACCTAGTCTAAATACAAACACTCTATTCCTTATTAGAATAGCATCATACATGCTCACACTCACAACACATTAGGAATACACATTTCAGTTGGTGTTGTATTTGTTCAGGTTGGCACTGCATTAAAACGTGGGATATCAGGTGGAGAGAAGAAGAGAACTAGTATAGCAATGGAACTAATAGTGTCTCCTGGAATCATTTTTCTTGATGAACCCACGTCTGGACTAGATGCTGCAACTGCTGTAACCATGATCCAATATTTGTACAAGTTAGTATAACATAAGTGCACCTTACTATCAAGGACGTCTGTCTCTTTGTCACCTAGCATGAGTCGTCATGATAGAATCGTCATCATGTCAGTCCATCAACCACGTTACTCCATCTTCAAAATGTTTGATAGTGTAACATTGTTGTCCAGAGGAGAATTGGTTTATAATGGACAGGCTCGTAATGTACTGCCATATTTTACTAATGTGTTGGGTGTGTTCATGAGAAATTAAGTGGTGCACACATTTGAGAAGTGGTCTATTGCAGGATTAGAATGTTCAAAGTATAATAATCCAGCGGATTTTTTCTTGGATGAAATTGATGACAAAGAAAAACATGAAGATAACCCAGGTGTGAATCCTGTATTGCTAGTATAACATTGCATCATAGTATACAGTAGCATGtctagtacagtagtactgtttagtagggatcatggaggttgggGCTTTCCTAccccaaacaaatcacccagcaaCCAGCTTCACTTTTCCATCACAACAGCTTAggcataatcaagcccaaacatTCCTTCAgacacttccaaaaagtttctaatgaattttattttaactgaattttctaatttgctaactgactgactgactgatgcttcaACCTTGCACAACTTGACTATATGATTGAGTctataggcttgatttcttcactgttca
This genomic interval carries:
- the LOC136255970 gene encoding broad substrate specificity ATP-binding cassette transporter ABCG2-like, producing the protein MSDKKLTSSPSELEPLADVTEASTNNDDVAQSAKFAVSFNPKLEGDGDPRPRGYSQSHMLEDSWRRRDSSTRIMDANKFISFHDIVYQIPVKKWFREQSKKVILHGVSGVMRTGMNAIMGPSGSGKTSLLDVLADRKKRDHVSGYVLINGEKQPRNFKCAAGYVVQDDMLSGTLTVRENIALSAALRLPRDISHGERSEKVDEIIEELNLSHVAKSKIGNQFIRGVSGGQRKRTSIAMEMIVSPAILFLDEPTTGLDATTALSVIRLLHNLSKEGRIIIMSIHQPRYSIFRLFDHLTLLSRGEIVYHGKSKGALPYFSGVLKMDCEDFDNPADFFLDKVVEVEKKFQGAPDQYYNTVTGEVTNVHPLAKQWKESSLHHDLQQELDPILDQAIDQPEALAPRYATSLPTQFGLLSVRAVKNILRDPGGAIAVAIQNVVLAIMTGIIYLQLEDDANALINRSGALFFAIICNTFAATSSLELFITERALFIHENSNGFYRVSAYFLSKVLMDLVPLRLLFVPIYSAIAYWMIGLRIGAGHFFFFIVTLIGLSSAGVCLVFCIGAVIGVFTVAQNLYSLVFTFSLVFTGYLISLDSVPVWLNWLQWISLFRYAFAALTENELEDRVFCATSMNNTCVQILEGNEYLEELDFLKYNVWFNVMALFIYSVIMLSIAYLALLFTKKDK